The region CTCCATGTTGCGTTTGAAACCATGACGCGCAGCCTCTCGCGGGCACGAAACAGCGGATAGCTTCTTCGTGGAATACTATAACATGGGACCCAACAAGTAGGCTCATGACGGGGACAAAAATGACCGCATTGGTGAGAATGGCAAGGAGAGTGGCCGGTTTTTTCTTCATGCGGGCCGTAAGAATATCCACCTTGACATGACCGCCGTGCAATTCGGTGTAGGCCAGGCCCAGCATGTAGTGCAGCCCGTAGAGAAAGGTGGTCATTTCAAAGCCCCAGATCGTGGGAGCGTTAAATAGATAGCGCATGGCCACTTCATAGATGACAACGACACTCAGGGGAAGGATCAGCAGGGCACATAGCCGACCCTGGCGCTCGACAAAACTATCCACTAAGGAGCTGAAGGGATTGGCCATCTTGAGCATCTCCACATTGGAGTGCCCGCGGCCCCGAAAGGACCGCAGGCATCTGGGCATGTTCCATGGTTGGCAGATTGGGGCGCCTTATTCGGTCACCCGCCCGGAGATATAGACCTCATAGGGCCACGGCGCCACGCCGCTTCGAGCGTCGCGCCACACGGCGTATTCTTCAATGAAGGCTTCCTGAGAATCCAGAACCTTCTTCACGTCGGGAAATTTTTCCTTGAGTGAATCCAAATATTCTTTCGTAGTCTTCCGGAATTGAATGAGAGCGTCCGTGTCCATGCGAACGAATTCGATGCGCTTCTTGAATTCCTCAATGGCCTTGGCATTTAGGGCGTTCACCCAGTTGTAGCTCCAAAGCTGGGTTTCCATGGCGGCAATCTGCACGATCCATTTGAGATCTTCCGGCAGTTCGTCCCAGGCCTTTTTGTTGAAAAACACCGCACATTGGCAGCCCGGCTGATGGACGCCCGGCTGAATGGAATATTTGGTCACTTCGTCAAAACCCATGGGATAGTTGATCGCCGGAGAAGAGAATTCAGCGGCATCGATCACGCCACGTTCCAAGGCCAAATAGACTTCCCCGCCGGGCAGCGGGCTGACCGAAGCTCCCAGCATGTTCATGATGTCCATGTACCAGCCGGGCGTGCGCACACGAAGGCCTTTGAAGTCTTCCATCTTGGTGGCGCGCTTGTTGGAAAAAAGGCCCATTTCCTGTCCCACTTGACCGCAGGGCAGCGCATGCAGTCCAAAACGCCCGTAGAGTTCCTGCATCATCTCCAGGCCACCCTTTTCGTAGAGCCAAATATTGTAGCCTTCGGCGTCCAGACCGAAGGGCACGGAACCAAAAGCCACGAACGCTTCGTTTTTGCCCTTCCAATACCCCGGCCAATCATGGCCCACTTCGGCCGTTCCCTGAGCGACCGCATCAAAGGTCTGCATGGCCGGAACCAATTCGTCGGCCGAAAAGACTTTGATGTCCAGGCGTCCTGCCGAGGCCAACCGAACACTGTCAGCAAAATGTTGGGCGATGTCGTAGAACAACAGCCCCTTGGTCCAAGGCATGACCATCTTCCAGCGAAATGTCTTGTCGGACGGCTTGAAAGTTATTCTCTTGGCCATGTTATGGCGCGGATCTTCTGCAAACTTACCGCGCTGCTTTTTGGCCGCCAGACCCGTTCCCACAGCCAAAAAAAGCGCCAAGACACACACCGTTGCCACAGTAGCCCAACGCTTCATCACACCGTCTCCTTTGCTTGCTTTCGGTAAGGATCATTCGCTCAACGAATTCTTGCCGCCCCGCAAGGCCCTTTTGCTTGGGTTTTCCAGTTTCAAAGGGCAGGCCAAAGCCTCTGGATCTGCTGAAAGACTCTCACCCCCTTTCTTGCGGAGTCCACGGTCGACGCGTCCGCTGAGCGCAACGGGAGGGTGAGCCGAAACGGTGGGGAAAGGCACCTGAGAGGCCAAACAGCCTCGCCACACCTTTTCCCGGAGATAGAACGGGAGACCACGCCGACACGCAACCTGCGCCGCAAGCCCAATCAGGTCGATGGCTTGACCACACACTTTGCACAGCCTTCCCAGAGTGTCAAGAAAAAATTTCACAAAATGCCTTGAAAAACTTTAGGAAGCCTGCTAGGCTGCCCACGTACCGGGCCGCCTCGCCCCTCGAAATGGTCTCAATGTCATGTGGTCTTACCAACTGCCATCCTGCCCCTCGGTCCGTGTTTTGGCCTCTCAGACTGTGGGCTCATTGTCCCGGTGGGTTCTTTAATGAGAAACAAATCTCGCATGGAGGAACACATCATGGTCTCGAAGCATTTCATCAAGGCTTTGGCGGATGTGGTGGGCAAGGACAATGTCTTTGTGGACGAGGCGGATCGAGCGGTGTACGCCTATGATGCGGCGGTTTTGGATCCTGTGGTGCCCGCCGCGGTGGTGCGGCCCGTTACGGCCGAAAGCCTGGGGCGTGTGGTTCGCCTGTGTCACGATAACGAGGTGCCGCTGACCGTTCGCGGTGCTGGCACGAATCTGAGCGGCGGCACCATTCCCAAAGCCCACGGCGTGGTGGTGCTCACCAATGCCCTCAACCGCATTTTGGAACTCAACGTAGAAGACCTTTACGCCGTGGTGGAACCCGGGCTCATCACGGCCAAATTTGCCGCCGCCGTGGAAGCCCACGGCCTCTTTTACCCTCCCGATCCCGGAAGCCAGGCCGTGTCCACTCTCGGCGGTAACGTGGCCGAAAACGCCGGAGGGCTGCGCGGTTTGAAATATGGCGTGACGCGCGACTATGTGATGGGTCTCGAATTTTTTGACGCTCACGGAGACGCCATCAAGACCGGGGCACGCACGGTCAAGTGTGTGACGGGCTACAACTTGGCTTCCCTTCTTGTGGGATCGGAAGGCACGCTGGGGGTCATTTACAAGATTGTGCTCAAACTCATCCCTCAGCCACAGCACCGAAAATCCATGATGGCCATCTTTGACAGCGTCTCGGGCGCGTCCCAAACCGTGGCGGCCATTATTGCGGAAAAAATTCTTCCGGCGACGTTGGAATTTTTGGATAATTTCACCATTCGTGCCGTGGAGTCTTTTTCGCGAGCCGGGCTGCCCACGGACGCCGCTGCCATGCTGCTCATTGAAGTGGACGGTCACCCGGCGCAGGTCGAAGAGGATGCGGCCAAGGTAGAAGCCATTTGCCGCCGGCTGGGTGCGCAGCGGCTTCGCGTGGCCCAGACGGCCCAGGAACGAGACAAGGTTTGGGAAGCGCGCCGAGCGGCCTTATCGGCCCTGGCCAAGCTCAAACCCACGGTGGTTTTGGAGGACGCCACGGTGCCACGAAGCCGAATTCCCGACATGGTGCAAGCCGTGCAAGAAATTGCGGCCAAATACAACCTGACCATCGGCACCTTTGGCCATGCCGGGGACGGCAACCTGCATCCCACCATCTTGACCGACCGGCGCCACACCGAGGAGTGGCATCGCGTGGAACGGGCGGTGGAAGAGATCTTTGATCGAGCGCTGGCATTGGGCGGCACCCTGTCCGGCGAACACGGCATCGGGTTGGCCAAGGCACCCTTTATGGTCAAGGAAACCACGCGGGCCACTTTGGAATATGCGCGTCGCATCAAACGGGCTTTGGATCCCAAAAACATTTTGAATCCCGGCAAGGTGATCGGGGAGGCGTGAGATGGCCAGCATGAAGGATCTGGCTCGGCTGGTGCGGGAATTGGAAGACCAGATGGTGGTGTGCATGCGCTGTGGCATGTGCCAGGCTGTGTGTCCGCTGTATGCCGAAACGGGGCGAGAAGCCGACGTGGCGCGCGGCAAGTTGGCGTTGCTGGAGGGCCTTTCCAAAGAGATGTTTCGCGATCCCCGAGGGGTTTCGCAGCGGCTGCAGCGGTGCCTTTTGTGTGGATCCTGTGCCGCCAATTGCCCCAGCGGCGTCAAGGTGCTGGACATTTTCTTGAAGGCGCGAGCCATTCTTGCCGGCTACATGGGGCTATCCCCCGTCAAAAAGCTCAT is a window of Desulfosoma caldarium DNA encoding:
- a CDS encoding FAD-linked oxidase C-terminal domain-containing protein, yielding MVSKHFIKALADVVGKDNVFVDEADRAVYAYDAAVLDPVVPAAVVRPVTAESLGRVVRLCHDNEVPLTVRGAGTNLSGGTIPKAHGVVVLTNALNRILELNVEDLYAVVEPGLITAKFAAAVEAHGLFYPPDPGSQAVSTLGGNVAENAGGLRGLKYGVTRDYVMGLEFFDAHGDAIKTGARTVKCVTGYNLASLLVGSEGTLGVIYKIVLKLIPQPQHRKSMMAIFDSVSGASQTVAAIIAEKILPATLEFLDNFTIRAVESFSRAGLPTDAAAMLLIEVDGHPAQVEEDAAKVEAICRRLGAQRLRVAQTAQERDKVWEARRAALSALAKLKPTVVLEDATVPRSRIPDMVQAVQEIAAKYNLTIGTFGHAGDGNLHPTILTDRRHTEEWHRVERAVEEIFDRALALGGTLSGEHGIGLAKAPFMVKETTRATLEYARRIKRALDPKNILNPGKVIGEA
- a CDS encoding TRAP transporter substrate-binding protein encodes the protein MKRWATVATVCVLALFLAVGTGLAAKKQRGKFAEDPRHNMAKRITFKPSDKTFRWKMVMPWTKGLLFYDIAQHFADSVRLASAGRLDIKVFSADELVPAMQTFDAVAQGTAEVGHDWPGYWKGKNEAFVAFGSVPFGLDAEGYNIWLYEKGGLEMMQELYGRFGLHALPCGQVGQEMGLFSNKRATKMEDFKGLRVRTPGWYMDIMNMLGASVSPLPGGEVYLALERGVIDAAEFSSPAINYPMGFDEVTKYSIQPGVHQPGCQCAVFFNKKAWDELPEDLKWIVQIAAMETQLWSYNWVNALNAKAIEEFKKRIEFVRMDTDALIQFRKTTKEYLDSLKEKFPDVKKVLDSQEAFIEEYAVWRDARSGVAPWPYEVYISGRVTE
- a CDS encoding TRAP transporter small permease subunit, which gives rise to MPRCLRSFRGRGHSNVEMLKMANPFSSLVDSFVERQGRLCALLILPLSVVVIYEVAMRYLFNAPTIWGFEMTTFLYGLHYMLGLAYTELHGGHVKVDILTARMKKKPATLLAILTNAVIFVPVMSLLVGSHVIVFHEEAIRCFVPARGCASWFQTQHG